Genomic window (Streptomyces liliiviolaceus):
CCACCGGGCTGACGCCCCTGCGCTATCAGCAGACCCTCCGCCTCGAACGCGCCCAGCACCTCATCAGCCACGGCGCGACCATGGACGCCGCGGCCCGTTCCGTGGGCTTCGAGGACCCGCGCATGCTGCGCCGTCTGCGCGCCCGCACCACCTGACCGCACCTCCGCACGGTCCGGTCGAGGAGCGGTTCGTCGCCATTGTCCGGTCGAGGAGCGGTTTACCGGCGTCGGGCTCACCCGCCCTCCCTTCGGCTCCAGTTGTGTCAGGAAGAGGTGACATCTCCGGGTAAAGTTGTGCCGGTGCTTGGGCAATAGGCACGCCCCCTCCATGAACCTCTCCGTCGGAAGTGGAAGTTCATGCGGGTTTCCCGTCGTGCCCAAGCTGCTGTAAGGAAGACCGCCCCGTGAGACAGGACCCACCTCACCCACTCCCCCGCAACACCCCTCGTTCCGCCGCCGCACCGGAAACGGTCGCGCCGGAACCGGGTGAGACGGCGGGGCAGCGCAATCGGCGTCTGGCACACATAGGTGTCGCCCATGCGCAGCGGGTGTTGACCGGCCGTTACCGCCTCGCCTCGCAGCAGGAGGCGTTCGAGCTGCTGCGGCAGACCTCGCAGCGGTTCAACATCAAGCTGCACACGCTGGCCGACGCCGTCCTGCACACCGCGGCTCCTGACACGGACGCCGAACTGTGGTTCCCCAGCCGCGCCCGCTACACCCCGCCGCCGCTTCCGAACCTGGCGGTGGACGAGTCGAGCCGTACCAACCACGGGGTGGTCCTGAGGAACGCGATGCGGCGCGTACTGCACATCACCGAGACCACCATGGGCAACGTACAGCTGTCGGAGCAGGGCATGCTGCGCATGGAGAAACACACCGGGCTGAACCAGGAGTTCACCGATTTCTTCGCCTTCGTCAGGGACTCCACGACGTCCTGCGCACAGTCCGCCGAACAGCGCCAGCAGATCACGGTGAAGGACGTGGCGGTCGCGGACGTCTTCGACGACGAGTCCCGGCACGCGATCCTTCAGGCAGGCAGCCGGGCCGCGCACAGCGTGCCGCTGGTCGGCCGCAAGGACCGGGTCGTGGGCATCATCTCAAGCCATCACGAACAGCCCCTGTCCGACTTTACCCGTGCGCAACTCGCCGCGCTGGAAGCCCTCGGCACACAGGTGGGACGCTGGTTGCTGTGGCACCGGCACACCATCGTCCTGGACGCGCTGGAACAGCTCCATGCCGCCGCCACCGCACAGGGCGTCGAGGGCGGCGATGGTGTTCAGGGCGGTCAGCCGGACTGACCCGCCGAGCGTCCCCACAGTTCTCGCAGGGCGGCGTTGACGGCGGCGGGCTGCTGCGTGTGCGGGTAGTAGCCCGGCACACGCAGCAGCCGGGCGCCGACACCGTCGGCCACGGCCTCGGCGCACACCATCAGCGGTTCACCCACATAGGTGCGGTACGGCTCCGGCGCGTCCTCCCACGTCCCGCAGATCACCAGTTTCGGCCAGGGGGCGGCCCGTACGGGTTCCAGCGGAACTCTCGCTTCCCATACGGGGCGTTCCCGCATCGAGGTGGCCACGGCCCGCAGCCGCTGTGCCGTGGGTTCCGGCATCGCCAGCCCGATGCCTTCCGTCGAGGCCCGCAGGAACTGCTCCGGCGTGACGGGCTCCGGAGCACCGGCGCCGGCCCGCACCCTGCGGTACAGATCCGCGACCACCGGATGATCGGCGGCCGCCGAGAACACGGAGGGCTGGATCAGGGCGAGGGAACGTACGAGATCGGGGCGGCGCCCGGCGGCGAGCACGGCGGCCAGACCGCCGTTGCCGTGACCCACCAGGTGCGCGCCGCCGGCCTGTCGCGCGAGCAGTTCCACCAGGTCGTCGGCGTCGGTGTCGAAGTCGCTGCGCTCGGTGTCGGGGCTGCCGCCGTAGCCCCGACGGTCCACCAGCAGCAGGCGGTGACGGTCGGCCAACGGCCGCTGGGCCGCGAACCCGTACATCTCGTCGCTGCCCCAGGTGAAAATGTTGTGCGCGAATACCGCGGAAGCCCCTTCGCCTCCGCCCCCGACTACGCCCTCGTCTCCACTCCCAGCTACGCCCCCGTCTCCGCTCTCGCGCCCGCTCCCGTCCCCGCTCTCATCTCCGCTCTCGTCCCACACCGTCACATGCAGCACGGTCATCGCGGGCCTCCGTCTCCCCGGCCCTGGCCCTGGCCGGTCAGCTCAGTCATCGGCTCGTCCGGCTTCGGCGCGGCTCAACTCCTTGTAGCGGTCCCACAGTTCAGGCCGCGTGTCGTCCATGTACCAGGCACGCAGGAAGAGTTCCAGGAAGGCGCTCTCCGCCTCGTCGCCACCGCGTCGGTGGACGTCGGGGTCCGACTCGACCCAGGCGGCCACCGGCCGCCATCCGTCCGGCTCCTCGGCCACGGTCACCCGGAAGACCGCGTTGCCGGTCCAACTGCGGTGCAGCGAAAGCTGATCGCCCTCCAGGTACGCGTCCCACTTCTCCTCCATGGCCAGGGCCCGCACTCCGTGCCGCACCCGCTGCCACTGGCCCGGCGTCCAGACCAGCCGAGGCACCGGAATGCTCTCGGGACGCCGCAGCGGCGTCACGTCGTCACCCAGGCCGGCACGGGTGAGGTCCTCGCCCAGTTCGCTCTCCGCCACCCACTCCGGCAGTGCTTCGCTCGCGGCGCGCCATGCGGCGGGGATGCCCGCCGTGCCCACGCGCGCGGCGATGATCCCGCCGACGATCGCGCACGTGGTGTCCACGTCCCCGCCGACCGACGCGCACGCCCACAACGCCTCCTCGTAGTCCTCCAGGTGCCGGGCCGCGCACCAGAGGGCGAAGGGCACGGTGTCCGCCGCGCTCACCCGCCGCCCGTTGCCCAGCCGATGTGCCGCGTACTCGGCGTGGGGCCGGTCCAGCAGTTCCCGGGCCTCGGCGACACCTGCCCGGATCCGGCCCGCCGGGGTCAGCTCCTCCACCGTCGCCAGCAACTGGGCTCCGGTCACCGGGGACACCCGGCCGCGCGCAGCGCAGGCGGCGGCCACGGCGATCGCGGCGGCTCCGGCCACGGCCTCCGGGTGCGTGTGGGTCACCCGTGCCTGCCGGCCGGCCTGGGCGGCCGCCTCGCCCGGGTCCACGGCGAACCAGGCCCCGAGGGGCGCCACCCGCATCGCGGCCCCGTTGCCCCACGACCCCTGGCCGTCGAACAGGTCCGCGGCCAGCTCCTGCCACCTGCCGCCCTCCCGGACCAGCCGCAGCAGCCGGTTCATCGCCGGACCGTAGCCGCGGTCGAAGTCGTGCCGTTGGGCGAAACCCTGCGCGAGGTCGTACTGGTCCACGCTGCCGCGCCGTCGC
Coding sequences:
- a CDS encoding GAF and ANTAR domain-containing protein, with amino-acid sequence MRQDPPHPLPRNTPRSAAAPETVAPEPGETAGQRNRRLAHIGVAHAQRVLTGRYRLASQQEAFELLRQTSQRFNIKLHTLADAVLHTAAPDTDAELWFPSRARYTPPPLPNLAVDESSRTNHGVVLRNAMRRVLHITETTMGNVQLSEQGMLRMEKHTGLNQEFTDFFAFVRDSTTSCAQSAEQRQQITVKDVAVADVFDDESRHAILQAGSRAAHSVPLVGRKDRVVGIISSHHEQPLSDFTRAQLAALEALGTQVGRWLLWHRHTIVLDALEQLHAAATAQGVEGGDGVQGGQPD
- a CDS encoding alpha/beta fold hydrolase, which gives rise to MTVLHVTVWDESGDESGDGSGRESGDGGVAGSGDEGVVGGGGEGASAVFAHNIFTWGSDEMYGFAAQRPLADRHRLLLVDRRGYGGSPDTERSDFDTDADDLVELLARQAGGAHLVGHGNGGLAAVLAAGRRPDLVRSLALIQPSVFSAAADHPVVADLYRRVRAGAGAPEPVTPEQFLRASTEGIGLAMPEPTAQRLRAVATSMRERPVWEARVPLEPVRAAPWPKLVICGTWEDAPEPYRTYVGEPLMVCAEAVADGVGARLLRVPGYYPHTQQPAAVNAALRELWGRSAGQSG